The DNA sequence caACAAGCAACCAATCAATCCAACTAGTATAGGCCAAACAACACATACACATACCAtaaaatacgataatctatacgatacgtTATATTAAGCAAATACTTTTGATCCGCTttttttattcttattcgatacatacgatacacaaacatataaacaacaataattcaaaacccTTAATTCATACCACGACCACTACAAACCGGTGAGCCCATGTTTTGATATTAAGTATACACACATAACACATAGTTTAGAAAAtactagtaagatcgatcgaaaacttatcTCAAAATCTGACCAGATCTGATTTTACTCTTTTTGACCTTCTAAACGATATTTTCTTAAAAAACATGAAACACGAAAGTTGAAGAGAACGAAAAGActtttccgaaaagtccagacAGAATTTTAACTTACGATTATTTTTTgatgaattttacaagactgtTGATTTTTAAGGCTTTTTACCCTACGAATTTAATATAAAAGACGAGGAAGATGAATAAtgtgtatttataacgatacaaaaacCTAATTCTTAACCACCAAGTTATTCCTATTTGATTTTGATCCAAATATTAAGCttattagtctaattcaattttaaatcctagttcttatctaattttaatcctttttattctattattctattattaatctaaaTCTAAAttttacgggatattacataaaCAGATATAATTAACCAATGATTGTGATCATTTATGAGTTCAATAAAATAAATTGACCGAACATAATCAGTTTTAAAGTAGACGACATGTAAAATCTTTATAGCGACCATTCTTTTAACATGTTGGCGGTTTATTACGATAAGGGtcaattatattatatatatgttgattttcaggcaatttaaatAGTAAAAAGTGGTCGGTTATGTAGTTCACTAATGTCTTTTAGGTTTTGAAAGAAAAAACCTGTAAAAACTGCACAACCATTCCCTTATGCTAAAATCATTCTACGATACCAATTCGATAACTCCTTCGATATAATACTAATCTCACACCAAACCACCTACaattttaaattatatgaaaCACACCCaaatataaaatcataaaaacaaataaaattaaattgGTAAAATCAACTAACAAAATCACTACAACCATTTGATAACTATTAAGTGTTAAAATCACTGTTACAGAAAATTGCATTACAAAAATGTCAAAACGTTAAATTCGATGTATCGACCGGGTATCCCACCATACAtaatgtttatacaatcaaattaaAAATCAAGTTCAAAAAACTTATATTATAACTAATTCGACAAAGAAAAATCATATGAATAACTATCTTTATTTTGCCTATTATCATCCGGCAACAATTCTCAACATTCGTCTCCTTGTCCACATCCGTATAATTCCTTTCTTCATCAAACAAGTGGTTCATTTGCATATATATTAAGAAGAATACACACAAATATACGAGATTCAATGGAAAACACACATAAAATATATGACGAACAAAATTCACGTTTCAACTtctattattaattaaaataattatcaataatataaatcaacattaaacATCTTACAACATCCTTATCTTTCATACCAGAAAAGTGGAGCACCTCCTTTGTTGGTACCAAATGGTTATTCACTCACACAATACTTAAACCAAATAATACTCAAGCATCCATCAAGACTTAACATACTTGTTGTATAAGTTTTACCATATTTGTTGAACAAGCCTTCATTTCTTGGTATCTAATTATATTACTTTACAAATAAaacatattatatataataattatctacCCATATCAATACTCATCAATAACAAATATCTTAAATTAATTAAATGGAGATGGAAGAACTCGAACCCGAGTCACTCCCTAAactgagctctgataccatgttaaatAACCAGCTGCTCTAAAAGCTTAAGTAGGGAAAAGCCCGAATAAGATATTATACTCTTTAACAAATTGAAAATCTCTGCATACATAAAAGTAATTAACTTAGTAACCAtacaagttaaataaaattaattaaccATGTGTCAATGTCAAGTGTACAACCATAAAACTCAATATTTGTGTATTTTACAAGTATCTTATTATAATTTATGTATGTTTGTATGCCTCATATCTTGGACTAAACCCATAATCTTATCAAGAAGGGTATACTTAATGTTTTATACAAGTgtattttttcaaaattcaatatatacagtatatttttaaaaatgtatGGATATAGACCTGTTAGAATGTTCAAAATAGATTTAAtgtaattattaaaataattaaattatatatttaatctTAATATGACTTGTTGAATTTATTTACTATATATGTTTTCAATTTAGTATTGATTCCATCTAAAATTTGACGATTATCGAAATTCTTATTTTTTTGATATTTAGATTAATCATTTTTTTTTGAAGGATTTAGATTAATCATATTAAGAATACTTTTTTgaacaatttattataataaataaattaacaAATATGCTTTTATAGTAGATTGCTGAATAACCCAAGCAAATTGTGTAATTTGATTAATTCAAAATATTCGAAAAAGCGTAGAATAGTTAAAAACTTTCATTTTGAGTAACGTACAAATATACTTATTGATTtcaattaaatttattttttaactcGATCCAACCTTAACTGGGATTGAATAACAATCGTTGGATTTAAAATGATCATCATATCTCAACCGTTGATATAATATGATACCTCTATATAATGTACAATTTTCATTTTAGGGTTCAACTCATACCAGCGCCTCTCTTTTGTTCACATCTTTCTCGAgccttcttttcttttctatCCAAATCTCTTGATTTCACCTTCAATTCTTCATGAAATTAGTCAATTTACCCGATTAAGATGATGTTTTCATAGATGTCTCTATATATTTTCGTCAAATTACAATAAATATCATCATTTCTCCTTTAGATTCGCGATGTTATATTGTTCTTTGATTTTTACCTAATTAATtgtttttttcataatttgtatATTTTTTGTTGATTCGATTAATTTCTTCAAGACCAATGTTTCAATAATTTTATGCAGAATACTTAGCATCATGACTTTGTTCGAGTTCAATTGGTAAGATTTCTCCTAAATTGGTCATTTGAACATTTAAAGTATGATGAATATATCACGTGCTCCGCTTAGATGTAATTGTACCCTAATTAATTCAGTTTCAAATTTGTTTGTACTTTTCTTTGCaaaatatattgatttttttATTTCTAGCGTGTGTTGGGTTAACTTAGATTCTGATTAAAATTAGTTACGAATAAATCCGatctaagttaatttttgataATAGATCTGTTGCGATTTTGATTGACATTCTTATTTGGTCCAAAAATTTTACGGTGTTTAACATGAATTTTCCGTACATTATTCATATAAAAATTACTTATTATATCCTCTAAAATGATTGAGAGTTTTTATTGATTAGTCAATTctactttatttatttatcatgtcTTATATTTTTGGATTACATGCagtaaacaatgaagaaaatgctccgtAAAAGATGAATATTAGGGTCCTCAATTACAGGTAATATTCTGTTTCTATTCATTAAATGTATGCCAAACCTTTCAACAATTTCTTTTATATCTTTTATATGTATTAATATATGTCGCTTATGTTATTGTTTTTAGCAATTTCTTTGCACATATTGATTTATGCCATTCATAAAAGGCCTCCAAAGAATCATAATGATTTATTGGTACATTTAGTTGCACTCAAAACATCATAATTTTTTGGTACATTTAGTAGCAATACTTTATCTTATAAattgaatatattttattttataaattgaacAGAAGACTTAGATCTCTTCAATCATACTTAGCACATATCTTTTTGAATTTATTAAAATAGATTAAATTTTATGTATATtacatatttataattataaatttatagtCTAGTTTTATTCTCATTTATCAATGAAAATAAAGATATATGTTATCATTGTGCTCCAAACAAAATCCAAGAACTATTGTTTTAAGAAATAAATGGAGATTCTCAGTAtgtgtatatataaaaaataaattacataGAGTAATTCAATTATATGTTGGTAATTAATATTATTGatgttaaaatattttttttaaatttgtaCCTAAATATTATGCATAAAATATTTGTCGAATTTTAGATATAATGTGTAttatgtatatgtatgtatatatgtattgccCTAAATAATGTTTTTAACATTTTTAGATAAGTACAATCTATGGATGTTCTGCTGAATGCTAATTGAGATCCCAAAAGAGTTGGTCAAAAAGCGAGGACCTCCTTACAATACTAAGGGAATTTATCGGTCCAATTTGACTTCCAATGAAAGCTGTAAGTTGTTAAATATGCTAAATTTTGACAGGGGATTCTTTTTTTTTTCCATACTGAACTTTGATCAGGCTACGTGTACACAATTCTGTATACCTAACACTACTCGAATGACTAATTTATGAATGTGCAGTGATGGCTGACGATTACCCGGTGGACTTGGTCAAGGAGGCTCTTAAAATGGCGCATCCTTCTTCCCAAAACCGCTTCAACCTCCTGACATAGCATACCTATGGCCGCGAATTTTAAGTTTTCCGGGGAGACAGCCCGGTGCTACTACTTTCACAACGCCAAATAAAAGGGTATGGATTAACTCTGATGATGCAAATGGAAAAAGAAGAAAGATCCCAAATGCACAAGAAGGTTTGATTATTAAGGGTGCTTCTGACGATGAGCAAGATGAAAATACAAGAATTTTACTTCTATAATATGTTGTAATGTTTTTAATCAGGGCGGTTCCATCACTTGTAGATGCCGGGGCGAAACCGAAAAAATGGGCCCTAAATTTTTTCTCCCTTTATATAATATGTTGTAATGCTTTTATATGTTGTAATGTTTTTAACTCGTGCGATGCATAGACTGATTATAACATTTGTAAATTTATTGTTTTTTATGAAaataagttattaaaaataatctcttatatatataataggagaacaatTGGATAATTagtgagattaaaaagtctcattgaaaataCTAAATTAACCCTGTTTAGATGTGTTTTGTGGGAACTAAACTCGAGATATTTCATTCGCCTATACAATCTCGTATCAGTACATCATAatgtcacatgtgctttttatcatacacatatgtaagtgtgctaaatgaatattttatttaaccttaaagatagttacttgaattccgAAAAAAAAGGATAGTTACTttaatatttgtacagttaattttaaagaattaaattTCGGATAAAAAATTAGacatagtacataaatgaattattatctaatttattaatcttttttttagtttgaaaatgtatctcatatatttttaacatattttattattataaaaagtaattaaaatgtacatatataatttttgaagaaaatattgaaaatagaatcgcttatatataaataggggctactccaatagaaaccaatttagaatagaaactagaaaccaaataatttttaaaaaaaaattaattcgaaatataatacatatggtatgcaaatcaatagttgagagatgtagaaaaatatagtgaaatcggatttaaaaaaaacttacggtttgacgagaaaaatcaaattaaaaacggaggggaaaagctgaaattgggtgtgggagggtgcagaATAGTTGGGGGGAGTGATTTAGGGGGAACCATTAGATTAGATAGATCTAATGGCTTATATTGGTtcctagtttctattttaattttagtttgtatttgatcattcccTTATATAAATAACCTATaatggtattacatatttagatgagttcgaattataatgagttaAAGCATTTAATTTTATTCCAATTTGAAATTGGACATTGACCCATTCTTCAAAAAATACttgaaatttgactacatgacccggtcgaaaaacatcgtcacattcaatgtttagtaaatttaaattacaagttcggcgagaatatcttaccaataatgtgaattttttttaatatctcatgttaatataaattaatgtattTGAGGTGTTTATaaaatcaagtcaattgattatttatattaaaattactaacttcactggtagcgcattattatttttgggatttttcccGATTTTagaaatattcgaaatttgatatgagatctcacgagattttttaaaactacgatgatatattgaatcgatttattttttatttttcacttaaaaaactagctttttaaaaagaattcttctAGATAAATAATATacattgatcaagataatattgtacaaatattttgaattattcaaataaaagttatatctatactatattgtatattttgattcaatgtattttatactatttaaagaaaaaatataaatTGTTCAATAATCTGAATGAATTAACTAGTTCaaatgatatttataaaactttatcagattgaaaaatatttaattttaggagaattgtatacaatgttatcaaattattatatgaataaATATTAGATTAGTAATGAGAggaacttaaaaacggtttaaataacaatataattataGTTTTTCCTTCGCAtccttgaaaaaaaatcatgaatattaaaaataagtctttataatatataatttacttttatattacaaccatgattgatgCTCAGTTGCGTAAAAACTAAATATAGATTGTTTGTCGGTGATAATATGAATACCATATATAgattattgcaatttatttattacataattttaatttttgaataattataaatgcatgttatttaagtaatcatttgtctcactagatgttaatagtgattaaaaatatatataaatcagatatttatcatataaataattgaaaccatcgtaatttactaagaaatgtaacatacgccaatttacatgctgacacacacacatataacttaatgTTACTTTGGTAAccgtagtgtaaataaaaaactaatatttttccatgcatacatacgttgaatttcaaaaactaacatttttcattaaaatcaacttttatattaacaataatgtaaattttacattattgtatattatgattgcaagtcatccTGACTTCAATTATGCAttgtttatctttttaaattgagtaagttaattgtaagttagtagtgaaaGCAGTATTAATATTGACcaatacatatagtttatttaaataaaatttaaaattttttgttaactctgtattcaacataaatgttattttttaactttttatttgtaaacatacttacgacattctacagattaagtaTAATCGTTTCATTTTAAACGTGCACTAACTACCctatttatattcattcattaaatataaattatacaacacaaacgagaatatatatatatatattgcttaaTGAGTTATATTTGAAACATTGTGTAATTTGGTATTgtcttttatgaaaataatacacattgataaacaatcaacttgtatttgatatacattaaacattgtacaacatttacaaataagaaaacaattaagaatattataattgcatgatgcataataaaattttagaaaatgactcgtgcctcgcacgggttattatgctagttatatattattgagattaatgaagttaaaatatcTACGTATTATTTTGTATATATTATATTACTCCGGTATTCAAAATTTtgatagttaaaatcttaaatAATCTTGTTATTACAGTGCTGAGCGGATCTAGAGCCTATAGAAAAGGGGAGTCTTGAATAGTATGCGGataatttgttttttttattaattattttgtaatattataattaaaattattaaaattaatattagaAGAGTTTGATTCCATGCAAAAATGGTAAGAAAGAAGTTGCATACATCACTGCACTTCCACTTGACACCTATCGTAATGATAAACGGCTCGTCTCGCTGTGGGGTgcgattagaaattaagttggataataatacATAGAATTTGTAGTTATATTGGATACATGATTTAATTCTTTTAATTAAATAACATTTTTTAAACTTTGTTTTTTGGAAAATGTTAACATACTTTTTTAGGAAGGcgttaaccaaccgaccaaatGAAACCATGTTtcacttataatagtatagtatagatatgtTAGAGTtgtataaaatttaaatatttaaaccTTAAAACATATAATACTTATATTGTTCAGTATAATATTATGCAATATTATAAATCAAAAATACATTTGAAATGCGTTATATACTGCTAACGGTCTAAAAGGGTTTAAGATTTAAATATCTATTACCAAATAGTTTTATTCAAAACGGCTATACTCAATTAGTTAGTCAAAATACCTAACTCAATGAGATAGGCAAAACAGCTATTTCGCTACAACTAACAACTAACACCTAATTGCCAAACAGGGCTATACTATTTATAAATCTTAAACTTAacctataaaaattaaaaaactcAATTTTGTAAAATTTTGAAATAACACATACTAAAACTTGTGACTATACTCAGAACAAGAACacaataattttatatttttatacaaaatatatgtatatatagttaTATACTAGTATTAAAATTTTCTGATTGGGTCTCTTTAAAAATATGGGCCCAGGGCGGCCCTGTTTTTAATTAGCAGAAGCTGGTCCAAGAAAATCTTCAAATGCGTGCATACTTCTCCATTCTTATTTCTGATCCTGGTGGATGTATATAAACTCTTTTTCTTGGATTTACAGTAAGTGGTAATGAAGTAAATTTTACGAGCTAGGGTAATTGTTCTTCTGGAGAAACAATCTCAAGGTAATTTTATGAAAATTGTATTCCTATATCTCTAAAGTTCACTGGAATGTTTCTTCCCATTTTTACAACATACATGCGCCCTGGATACAATTTTCATAAGCTCGATAGCTGTCATGATTGTTGTCTCTTTGTACAAAACTCGATATCTGTCAGAAGTTCTTGACACCGAAGTTGATAGATATTTTGAGCGAACGCCTGAAAGAAGCTACAATTCTGTGACAGCGAAAATATATTGGTCTTATCCTAGATGTTCTGCATTAATGTCGAGAACTGACATTTTTTATTATACTGAAACTCTATATATACCTGACATTGGTGGATGTCAGGGTATATATAGAGTTTCAGTATAATAAAAATGCAGACCGAAACTCTATATATGATTATATACCCTGGCATTTTTGATTATACTAAAACTCTATAAATGCAGAACGCTAGGATAAATAAGAAATAAGGACAATATATTTTCTCCGTCACAGCTTCTATCAACGCTCACTCATAATATCAATCAATTCTGGTGTCAAGAATTTATGACAGCTATCAAGAGATTTGTTTTAATACAGAGGGACAACTATCGATCATAAGGGCACTTAAGCAGCATCACAGTTAGCAACATCACCTCTACATGCTGATTCATGCAAGAAAAGCAATAGCGGTGCAAACAACCATCTACCGAGAAAATCTGATATACATCGACATCTTCCAAACATAGAACACAAGATTCAAATTCTTAACCACTTCAGCAAGCTTGTTTGCTTATGAAGCTATTGTCTATCTAAGCATTATTAGGATTCATTTTGCGCCACCCAAAATGGCGTGCAATTTGGATAGTTTTGGGATCAAAACTTTGAAGTTCTTCACTCTCTCCCTAAGATCTGTGGAAAATCTGTGGATTTTCTATACAAGCCTCAGATCCTGAATGTATGTTCGTGTGTGAATCAAGTGCTCCTTAATTAACAATAGGGAGTAGAGTATTGTCTCTCATTATACTACTCTCAACAACTATTCCTTCTCTGTTTTTACTGTAAGATACTAATATGGATATTACACATAAAACACATCATgcattttaattttttccatgtAATTTCGAAATATCAACAATATGTTACATTACTGCAAGTCTGCAAACAGCACACTAGAGTAGCATCGCGAAAAACCATGTTCATAATTACAGATAGAGGCGAAGTCTAATTATCTCCTTCCAAGTGCCTCTCATTATTCACTATAGATATTGCAGGAGAAAAAGCTGAGCCAAGCTTTAGGATATCTAACACAAATGGCAACATTTTCACATATTTCACACCGTTAAGCTGGGACGGGTTCAGATACTTTACCAGTTCCCGCAAATGACAAACTGTCATAGTAATCCACCAAGACTTGCCAACCTCCGGGACACATAAATCCATCTGGAGGATTCTCTCTGTTCTTCGCAAGAGTTCGCATCTGTACACCACAATCAAACATGTATGAACATAAAGAATAAAATAGCAAATTTATAGGGATGTGAAGACACCACACACATGTTTGGTGCCTAGTACAACACTACAATCAATCTTATAAGTTGCCAACTACTCTTTGAAGAGGGTAATACCTTGGTACCCGAGATGAAGAGGAAGTCTTGTGCCCTGGAAGGATCGAAGAATGCCATCTTACTCTGGGTTTTATCATAAGCTGCCACCTGCAATTGTcattaatcattatatatatggTATACTTTACAGTTCAAAGAAACTAATATTGCTAAACAGCAAAAATGATGTGCATACCTTAAAGGGCAGGATATTTAGCCGCTCCAGCCCCGGAGCCATGCTCAAAACCTTCTTTCCATGGTCAGCATCATATAAATCTCTGTTTTCCAACGGATGGCCCATTCCAGCAGGGTCACGACCGACAATGTAGAAGTTCGCACCTGCATTGATTCGTGCCTTTGCATGCCACTGCACCTCAGTTGGACCAGCATAGTGCATGGGAGAAGGAAATATTGAAACCACAGTAGTCTCTGGATCAAGTACACCATCTTCAAGCACCTACAAAAGATATTACCAAACTGAATTAGTGCACAGAATGCTTCTAAGCTATGTTACTCGAACTCTTCATTTTAGCTTCGAGTACCCGTGTCGGACACTCGACACTTGGACATGGACACTCGGACTCGACACTTATTTTAGGCcaaaaacatgtatatttttcataatgtTGACGAGTCTGATACTTGGACACGTGTTCATGTCGGACACTTCTAGccgagtccgagtaacatagcTTCTAAGGATAAGCTAATTCCAGCATCCAGATACCTAGTTCTAAACTAAAATCAAATCTTTCCTAATGATTACAAATAATAGTTAGACTCAAGAATGGAGTTCCTCGGAGAATGGTATCCAATAATATTAAGACAAAACCTAAGTTTGATTTATTTTGTTTCAAGTTAATGATCGGCAAACCTTCTCATGTTGCTTCATTCGCCAACTGAGCGGGACATCATCGGCTTTTGTGAAGCCTCCCAATGGATGAAGCAACAGGATTGGATTCTTGTACCCCATATCAAGAAGCCTGCGACGTGTGTCAGTCATGAGCAAAGCATGACCATTGTGCACGGGGTTCCTGAGCTGGAAAGCAAACACTGCATCAGCATTGCGCCTAGTGAATTCCTCACGGAGCTCGGAAGGGGATAGTCGGAATCGATCAAGACCGTCATGGTACTTAATTGGTTCTATAACTTCCAAATCACCACCAAGCAGCCAATTTCCAGAATTCTTTATGGCTTCCTCAACATACGGTAGACCAGGGGCAGTTGTACCCCATGTCCTTGCTATTCTCTCTTCTTTATTATGCTTGTAGACCTCAATACTACAATTACCAATATAAATAAATCATATGAGAAGTAAGAATATATTTGGCACCACAAATCAATGAATATTAGAACAAAATATTTAAACGCCCACAAACCAATGAATATTGGAAGTTTGGAACTAAATATTTAAACACCGGTTGTGCTCTTCATAGAAAGAGGTAAGAAACTTGAGAGAATATATTTAAGTTTTGAGTTCTCCAAGTATATGTATTACCAGATCCTCAAAAAAAATCAAAGGAATTGCATTCCTTCAAAACATAATACTTTGAAACTGTCAAACTAAGCAATTAAGAAGATCAACATCAGATAACTCTAGTTAGCTATCAATCCTTAGCCATGAGGCATGTATACAGTCGTTTTCTTATCAGTCTTTCTTTAAAATTATAATGAAATCTCTTAAAAAGAACCCATAAAATTGAGGACTTTCCCGTAAGATGTTTGTTACTGCCAATAGCTGATAATAGAAGATCTTTTCAAGTTCAAAGTGGGCAAACTGAGGTTGGTGGTTTAACCTAGCGGTGAAGCACTCTTCCCCATGACAAAGGTCATGGGTTCAACTTATCTTTGTAGACATAGCTTAAAGCCTAAAAACAGATACAAATGCAAGCAAAAGATGCACTTAGTGATAATTATCATACAGTGGATTTTCTCCCTTCTCAATTAGCTAAGTTGTAGCACGGGGTAATTTGAAAATCAGGCTGATTAATGTCCAACAAAATAATGCTTCTAAAATTATCAACCATGCCAATCAAATGGTTCATAAACATAGTCTAGTATACTCCTTCTGTCCATCTAGCCGAAAATAAGTTTTCTTACTTTTTCATACATAGGAAATTAAGGTACTCTAAAGACATTCTGATATTTAACACattaatgtaaattttacataaATTAAAAGATATATAAACATATAAAATGTATGTATATCTATATTTTATGCACCTTAAACTTTGTAACTGTACTGACCTGCTTCAAAACATTTAGGCATATGTATATGGAGAATATATAGTCCGAATAGAAATCAGAAATACTCTTATTAATAAACACACAACTTCAGGCGGTGTTAAGAGATCACCCATTCTCCGCGCTCACACTGGAACCTATATTATTGATGCCCTCTCCGCGCTCACACTGGAACCTATATTATTAATGCCCTGAACGCATAGAAAAGCCTTCCTATATATAATACCATTGCCACCTTCCAATCTCATACTTATGAATTATATTTACTAGATCCTCCACTTGACACCAAATATGCAACTTACCTCTAAATCTGTGACCGACAAAATATTATTGCAATTACATTGTTTCTTGCACACTAACGTGGGTAGGCTGACTTTGACTGCTGCCT is a window from the Apium graveolens cultivar Ventura chromosome 1, ASM990537v1, whole genome shotgun sequence genome containing:
- the LOC141676497 gene encoding ATP sulfurylase 1, chloroplastic-like, with the translated sequence MATMSSSLFLKTQTYTHSFPKPFKTHFPSPLKTNPAKISCGLIEPDGGKLVNLLVKQSERDFKKTCVENLVKIELSKVDLEWVHVLSEGWASPLKGFMREDEFLQTLHFNSLRMSDGSFVNMSLPIVLDIDDSQKSLIGESSSVGLVDKDGNFVAILNDIEVYKHNKEERIARTWGTTAPGLPYVEEAIKNSGNWLLGGDLEVIEPIKYHDGLDRFRLSPSELREEFTRRNADAVFAFQLRNPVHNGHALLMTDTRRRLLDMGYKNPILLLHPLGGFTKADDVPLSWRMKQHEKVLEDGVLDPETTVVSIFPSPMHYAGPTEVQWHAKARINAGANFYIVGRDPAGMGHPLENRDLYDADHGKKVLSMAPGLERLNILPFKVAAYDKTQSKMAFFDPSRAQDFLFISGTKMRTLAKNRENPPDGFMCPGGWQVLVDYYDSLSFAGTGKVSEPVPA